The following are encoded together in the Vigna unguiculata cultivar IT97K-499-35 chromosome 2, ASM411807v1, whole genome shotgun sequence genome:
- the LOC114174101 gene encoding uncharacterized protein LOC114174101: protein MQFTPLPHTIRCRIPVKQIHQSSSPTVSVFLLLQFLSLFTERPMEDLWKRAKTFAEEAAKKSQTLTPSSSRIADLVSETAKKSKELAAEASKKADILKSAALRQADQIKSFSDTIAIPPQFAAIASAATTASSSPTAPTPEDLEKFGVSDDLRSFVRGLTSTTFQNFPLSSDETEVSDVATVGSNVRKDLNEFQEKHATLVLTTVKEISRLRYELCPRTMKERHFWRIYFTLVNTHVAPYEKQYMEEVQLRASAEKNEETKVEQTPVTEGTGKAETTGKNVKSRSSKSPSNEQDLDTFLLGDLEDSDEGPDDGEGSFDDDFDKIGNSDVEDEKHAKKTAATV from the exons ATGCAGTTCACTCCTCTGCCTCATACCATACGTTGTCGTATCCCCGTCAAACAGATCCACCAATCTTCTTCTCCCACGGTCTccgtttttcttcttcttcaatttctttctctcttcacCGAGAGACCAATGGAGGACCTGTGGAAGCGCGCCAAGACCTTCGCCGAAGAAGCTGCGAAAAAGTCTCAAACTCTCACCCCTTCCTCTTCCCGGATCGCCGATCTCGTCTCCGAAACCGCCAAGAAATCCAAAGAACTCGCCGCCGAAGCCTCTAAGAAGGCCGACATCCTTAAATCTGCCGCCCTCCGCCAGGCCGACCAGATCAAGTCTTTCTCCGACACCATCGCTATCCCTCCGCAATTCGCCGCCATTGCCTCCGCCGCCACCACCGCTTCCTCCTCACCGACCGCCCCGACGCCGGAGGACCTCGAGAAGTTCGGCGTTTCCGACGACCTGAGATCCTTTGTCAGGGGCCTCACTTCCACCACCTTCCAGAACTTTCCTCTCAGTTCCG ATGAAACTGAGGTCTCTGATGTGGCCACTGTGGGATCCAATGTTCGGAAGGATCTCAATGAGTTTCAGGAGAAGCATGCCACTCTCGTTTTAACTACTGTTAAG GAAATTTCAAGATTGAGATATGAACTATGCCCACGCACCATGAAAGAAAGACACTTTTGGAGGATATATTTCACACTTGTCAACACTCATGTGGCTCC GTATGAGAAGCAATATATGGAGGAGGTTCAGCTTAGAGCATCAGCAGAGAAGAATGAGGAAACTAAGGTGGAACAAACTCCTGTTACTGAAGGAACTGGAAAGGCAGAAACAACAGGGAAGAATGTGAAGAGTAGGTCTTCTAAATCACCCTCTAATGAGCAAGACTTGGATACATTTCTTCTTGGAGATCTTGAAGACAGTGATGAAGGTCCAG ATGATGGTGAGGgcagttttgatgatg
- the LOC114174310 gene encoding uncharacterized protein LOC114174310, producing the protein MEMLIIITLLTFSFSYLLPTPTCSSQIHLQPSSLQLQDEDTGEVDANLQLSLPAVPRKLRFTEKVKEDEKARDLGPHKQDDSFAAEKQYHRKQNMVLGNKGTRQEWMEVDDPSQYFTMDYTRVRRRRPIHNKKLPVAP; encoded by the exons ATGGAGATGCTAatcatcatcactcttcttaCCTTTTCCTTCTCTTATCTTCTACCAACACCAACTTGTTCTTCCCAAATTCACTTGCAACCTTCTTCACTCCAGCTTCAAG ATGAAGATACGGGAGAAGTCGATGCAAACCTGCAGCTTTCTCTACCAGCGGTTCCCAGAAAGCTAAGATTCACTGAGAAA GttaaagaagatgaaaaagcCAGAGATCTTGGACCACACAAGCAGGATGATTCCTTTGCTGCAG AGAAACAATACCATAGAAAGCAAAACATGGTGCTTGGCAACAAGGGGACAAGACAAGAATGGATGGAGGTTGATGACCCTTCACAATACTTTACCATGGATTATACCCGAGTGAGAAGACGACGTCCCATACACAACAAGAAATTGCCGGTTGCTCCATAA
- the LOC114174538 gene encoding uncharacterized protein LOC114174538 produces MGEEEVREKEVVEEDVRGEEVREEDGREEEVRDRLDESEEERVFERWNRLKAKSNSVRKKRNVGEGSFVTNDCVGQHEINEEYDSKQLCSNVDTDEGVSDKVPKFVKYNAEDMNKSFKFRLGMEFCSLKDFKHALMEHNVLNGKEIKFVKNDDKRVRAVCKKKCGFLIMVSKVGRSHRCGRVMFNKNANKDWIAQVLLDKFLDVGNMTVNQIIDEVRKNYSVGVTPWRAARAKEIAMDYMVGDGQQQYALLYDYVAELLRVKAGTFKIKINQPTPTLQPRFGSFYMCLDCCKQGFLAGCRPFIGVDGCHLKTTYGGQLLVVVGRDPNDQYFPLAFAVGLMTVFDEILEGVEHRFCLRHLYYKNKFGGGVVIRDLMMGAAKATFYQAWEKMGELKKINHDAYNWHAVAAIDYKIENPEDYVHPYYKKNAYLTCYGPEITPINGQQMWPKSDFP; encoded by the exons ATGGGGGAAGAAGAGGTTAGGGAAAAAGAGGTTGTGGAAGAAGATGTTAGGGGAGAAGAGGTGAGGGAAGAAGATGGTAGGGAAGAAGAGGTTCGAGATAGACttgatgagagtgaagaagaaagg GTATTTGAGAGGTGGAATAGATTGAAAGCAAAGTCCAATTCAGTTAGGAAAAAGAGAAATGTTGGTGAAGGGTCATTTGTGACTAATGACTGCGttggacaacatgaaatcaATGAAGAATATGATAGCAAGCAACTGTGCTCTAATGTTGATACTGATGAAGGTGTTAGTGATAAAGTGCCAAAATTTGTGAAGTATAATGCTGAAGATATGAACAAGAGCTTCAAATTCAGATTAGGGATGGAATTCTGTTCCTTGAAGGATTTCAAGCATGCCCTTATGGAGCATAATGTATTGAATGGGAAGGAAATTAAATTTGTGAAGAATGATGACAAAAGAGTAAGGGCTGTTTGTAAAAAGAAGTGTGGCTTTCTAATAATGGTGAGCAAGGTTGGTCGTAGCCATAGATGTGGGAGGGTTATGTTCAACAAGAATGCAAATAAAGATTGGATTGCACAGGTTTTGTTAGACAAATTTTTAGATGTGGGGAACATGACTGTAAACCAAATAATTGATGAAGTTAGAAAGAATTATAGTGTTGGGGTAACACCTTGGAGAGCTGCCAGAGCAAAGGAGATTGCAATGGACTACATGGTGGGAGATGGTCAACAACAATATGCTCTGCTTTATGATTATGTGGCTGAGTTATTAAGAGTAAAGGCTGGAACCTTTAAGATCAAAATTAACCAACCCACTCCCACTTTGCAACCAAGATTTGGGTCTTTTTACATGTGTTTAGATTGCTGCAAGCAGGGGTTCTTAGCTGGATGTAGACCTTTCATTGGTGTAGATGGTTGTCATTTAAAGACAACCTATGGTGGTCAATTACTGGTTGTAGTTGGTAGAGACCCAAATGATCAGTACTTTCCATTAGCCTTTGCAGTG GGACTAATGACAGTTTTCGATGAGATATTGGAAGGAGTGGAACATAGGTTCTGTTTGAGACacctttattataaaaataaatttggtggAGGAGTTGTCATCCGGGACCTTATGATGGGGGCTGCAAAGGCTACCTTCTATCAAGCATGGGAAAAAATGGGTGAGTTGAAGAAAATTAATCATGATGCTTATAACTG GCATGCAGTGGCTGCAATTGACTACAAGATAGAAAATCCTGAAGATTATGTTCATCCCTATTACAAGAAAAATGCATATCTGACTTGTTATGGACCTGAAATAACCCCCATAAATGGACAACAAATGTGGCCTAAAAGTGATTTCCCATAG